In the genome of Lacerta agilis isolate rLacAgi1 chromosome 2, rLacAgi1.pri, whole genome shotgun sequence, one region contains:
- the LOC117042636 gene encoding zinc finger protein 271-like isoform X3: protein MMMFDTCKEPDLCIVYGEPIRPKPIIHKRTQVQQKAHPVEEEEDVALFRGGSFRASWEITVQTIPGAAEEQDVCIVGEKNIWQFPNTSERKACLQETHSVEGPVPSKLDSSVPSEPPAQAVVDAAKGQDICIAYEQGVLQKPTVRIRTGYPEEEDSEEDIDMPIPGRGDWKGPNESTFQPALDATKEQDSCVGYEEMVSQKPVFQGRAPSEATAQRAGVEQWRQNRRKSLVKAQDEMVEQNYLSQDGPRRGKRSHTERKTDESIVPQSGVFTEQGEQPENRDALRASTEEKRNQRAESEGTSSGSRNNGNSPRCPTEVKRCGKSFRYQKQFAAHQMIHTGQKPHKSADCGKSFRLKSDLTQHKRTHTGQKPFKCSECDKSFTANANLTRHKRTHTGEKPFKCSECDKCFAHSSNLTVHKRTHTREKPFKCSECDKCFVHSSYLTVHKRIHTQQKPFKCSECDKCFTQSSYLTVHKRIHTQEKPFKCSECDKCFTQSSYLTVHKRTHTGEKPFKCSVCSKCFSQRSDFTKHQSIHTGGKPYKCADCGKSFRLKTDLTRHERIHTGQKPFKCSVCKKSFGWHTSLTEHKRTHTKEKPFKCSVCKKSFGWQTSLTVHKRTHTKEKPFKCSECDKCFTQSSHLKVHKRTHTGEKPFKCSVCGKCFSQKSHFTKHQRIHKGERAHECSVCGKCFSQEANLTKHLKLHRRKTPFKSSLGRKSFTKSSNLPSQQMIRKKKYKCSAWGKSYTKWSYLTKHKRIPHKAEKPYKCEGCRKCFSSRSILTRHKRILHGWNKVYACSKCSQCFRSRRLLITHQGTHTAQKPFQCSQCRKAFSQEANLLRHQRTHTGDKPHECPVCRKSFSESAGLSRHTRSCHTGEKLHKCEQCGKSFIRKSDLKRHQKHHTRETPNQGSNLSEGLDDESRPHEGENAQRMETM from the exons ATGATGATGTTTGATACTTGCAAGGAGCCAGACCTGTGCATTGTCTATGGGGAACCCATCAGGCCAAAGCCCATCATCCATAAGAGAACGCAGGTGCAGCAGAAAGCCCACCcagtcgaggaggaggaggatgtagcCCTTTTTCGTGGGGGAAGTTTCAGAGCCTCCTGGGAAATCACAGTGCAGACAATTCCTGGTGCTGCTGAGGAGCAGGATGTGTGCATTGTGGGCGAGAAAAACATCTGGCAGTTCCCCAACACCAGCGAGAGAAAGGCGTGTTTGCAGGAAACCCACTCAGTGGAGGGTCCCGTTCCCAGCAAACTAGACTCCAGTGTCCCCAGTGAACCTCCAGCCCAGGCTGTTGTTGATGCTGCTAAGGGACAAGACATCTGCATTGCGTATGAGCAAGGTGTCCTACAAAAGCCCACCGTCCGTATCAGAACTGGGTATCCtgaggaagaagactcagaggagGATATAGATATGCCTATTCCTGGCAGAGGAGATTGGAAAGGCCCCAATGAATCCACCTTCCAGCCTGCTCTTGATGCCACCAAGGAACAAGACTCCTGCGTTGGGTATGAGGAAATGGTTAGTCAGAAGCCCGTTTTTCAAGGAAGAGCACCCAGTGAAGCCACAGCCCAGAGAG CAGGCGTtgagcagtggaggcagaacagaagGAAATCTTTGGTGAAAgcacaggatgagatggtggagCAGAACTACCTGAGTCAGGATGGaccaaggaggggaaagagaagtcACACAGAACGGAAGACAGATGAATCCATCGTTCCTCAAAGTGGCGTCTTCACTGAGCAAGGAGAACAACCAGAAAACAGAGATGCTTTGAGAGCGTCCACAGAGGAGAAAAGAAATCAAAGGGCAGAGTCTGAAGGAACAAGCAGTGGGAGCAGAAACAATGGAAACAGCCCCAGATGCCCTACAGAGGTGAAGcggtgtggaaagagcttcaggtaTCAGAAGCAGTTTGCTGCCCATCAGATGATTCACACAGGACAGAAACCTCATAAAAGTGCagactgtggaaagagcttccgctTGAAAAGTGACCTTACACAACATAAAAGAACCCACACAGGGcaaaagcctttcaaatgttctgaGTGCGATAAAAGCTTTACTGCGAACGCAAACCTTACACGACataaaagaactcacacaggggagaagcctttcaaatgttctgaGTGCGATAAATGTTTCGCACACAGCTCAAACCTTACAGTACATAAAAGAACTCACACACGGGaaaagcctttcaaatgttctgaGTGCGATAAATGTTTCGTACACAGCTCATACCTTACAGTACATAAAAGAATTCACACACAGCagaagcctttcaaatgttctgaGTGCGATAAATGTTTCACACAAAGCTCATACCTTACAGTACATAAAAGAATTCACACACAggagaagcctttcaaatgttctgaGTGCGATAAATGTTTCACACAAAGCTCATACCTTACAGTACataaaagaactcacacaggggagaaacctttcaaATGTTCAGTGTGTAGTAAGTGTTTTTCTCAAAGGTCGGACTTTACTAAACATCAAAGCATTCACACAGGGgggaaaccatataaatgtgcagactgtggaaagagcttccgtttgAAAACAGACCTTACAAGACatgaaagaattcacacagggcaaaagcctttcaaatgttcagtGTGCAAGAAAAGCTTTGGTTGGCACACAAGCCTTACTGAACATAAAAGAACTCACACAAAggagaagcctttcaaatgttcagtGTGCAAGAAAAGCTTTGGTTGGCAAACAAGCCTTACAGTACATAAAAGAACTCACACAAAggagaagcctttcaaatgttctgaGTGCGATAAATGTTTCACACAAAGCTCACACCTTAAAGTACataaaagaactcacacaggggagaagcctttcaaatgttcagtGTGTGGTAAGTGTTTTTCTCAAAAGTCGCACTTTACTAAACATCAAAGGATTCACAAAGGTGAGAGAGCCCATGAATGCTCAGTGTGTGGTAAATGCTTCAGTCAGGAGGCAAACCTTACTAAACATCTAAAGCTTCATAGGAGGAAGACACCTTTTAAGTCATCACTGGGTAGAAAAAGCTTTACTAAGAGCTCAAATCTTCCTAGTCAACAAATGATTCGCAAAAAAAAGTATAAATGTTCAGCTTGGGGGAAAAGCTATACTAAGTGGTCATACCTTACCAAACATAAAAGAATACCACACAAAGcagagaaaccctataaatgcgAAGGGTGTAGAAAATGTTTCAGTAGCAGGTCAATCCTTACTAGACATAAGAGAATCCTACACGGATGGAACAAAGTCTATGCATGTTCCAAGTGCAGTCAATGTTTCCGTTCAAGGAGACTTCTTATTACACATCAAGGAACCCACACAGCACAGAAACCTTTTCAATGCTCACAGTGTAGAAAAGCCTTCAGTCAGGAGGCAAATCTCCTTagacatcaaagaactcacacaggagacaaaCCCCACGAATGCCCTGTGTGTAGAAAAAGCTTCAGTGAGAGCGCAGGTCTTTCCAGACATACAAGGTCTtgccatacaggggagaaactgcACAAGTGTGaacaatgtggaaagagcttcattcgtAAATCAGACCTCAAGAGGCATCAAAAGCACCACACAAGGGAGACGcccaaccagggttcaaatctcagtGAAGGTTTAGATGATGAATCAAGACCTCATGAAGGTGAGAACGCACAGCGGATGGAAACCATGTAA
- the LOC117042636 gene encoding zinc finger protein 271-like isoform X1, producing the protein MMMFDTCKEPDLCIVYGEPIRPKPIIHKRTQVQQKAHPVEEEEDVALFRGGSFRASWEITVQTIPGAAEEQDVCIVGEKNIWQFPNTSERKACLQETHSVEGPVPSKLDSSVPSEPPAQAVVDAAKGQDICIAYEQGVLQKPTVRIRTGYPEEEDSEEDIDMPIPGRGDWKGPNESTFQPALDATKEQDSCVGYEEMVSQKPVFQGRAPSEATAQRGMDTAGVEQWRQNRRKSLVKAQDEMVEQNYLSQDGPRRGKRSHTERKTDESIVPQSGVFTEQGEQPENRDALRASTEEKRNQRAESEGTSSGSRNNGNSPRCPTEVKRCGKSFRYQKQFAAHQMIHTGQKPHKSADCGKSFRLKSDLTQHKRTHTGQKPFKCSECDKSFTANANLTRHKRTHTGEKPFKCSECDKCFAHSSNLTVHKRTHTREKPFKCSECDKCFVHSSYLTVHKRIHTQQKPFKCSECDKCFTQSSYLTVHKRIHTQEKPFKCSECDKCFTQSSYLTVHKRTHTGEKPFKCSVCSKCFSQRSDFTKHQSIHTGGKPYKCADCGKSFRLKTDLTRHERIHTGQKPFKCSVCKKSFGWHTSLTEHKRTHTKEKPFKCSVCKKSFGWQTSLTVHKRTHTKEKPFKCSECDKCFTQSSHLKVHKRTHTGEKPFKCSVCGKCFSQKSHFTKHQRIHKGERAHECSVCGKCFSQEANLTKHLKLHRRKTPFKSSLGRKSFTKSSNLPSQQMIRKKKYKCSAWGKSYTKWSYLTKHKRIPHKAEKPYKCEGCRKCFSSRSILTRHKRILHGWNKVYACSKCSQCFRSRRLLITHQGTHTAQKPFQCSQCRKAFSQEANLLRHQRTHTGDKPHECPVCRKSFSESAGLSRHTRSCHTGEKLHKCEQCGKSFIRKSDLKRHQKHHTRETPNQGSNLSEGLDDESRPHEGENAQRMETM; encoded by the exons ATGATGATGTTTGATACTTGCAAGGAGCCAGACCTGTGCATTGTCTATGGGGAACCCATCAGGCCAAAGCCCATCATCCATAAGAGAACGCAGGTGCAGCAGAAAGCCCACCcagtcgaggaggaggaggatgtagcCCTTTTTCGTGGGGGAAGTTTCAGAGCCTCCTGGGAAATCACAGTGCAGACAATTCCTGGTGCTGCTGAGGAGCAGGATGTGTGCATTGTGGGCGAGAAAAACATCTGGCAGTTCCCCAACACCAGCGAGAGAAAGGCGTGTTTGCAGGAAACCCACTCAGTGGAGGGTCCCGTTCCCAGCAAACTAGACTCCAGTGTCCCCAGTGAACCTCCAGCCCAGGCTGTTGTTGATGCTGCTAAGGGACAAGACATCTGCATTGCGTATGAGCAAGGTGTCCTACAAAAGCCCACCGTCCGTATCAGAACTGGGTATCCtgaggaagaagactcagaggagGATATAGATATGCCTATTCCTGGCAGAGGAGATTGGAAAGGCCCCAATGAATCCACCTTCCAGCCTGCTCTTGATGCCACCAAGGAACAAGACTCCTGCGTTGGGTATGAGGAAATGGTTAGTCAGAAGCCCGTTTTTCAAGGAAGAGCACCCAGTGAAGCCACAGCCCAGAGAGGTATGGATACTG CAGGCGTtgagcagtggaggcagaacagaagGAAATCTTTGGTGAAAgcacaggatgagatggtggagCAGAACTACCTGAGTCAGGATGGaccaaggaggggaaagagaagtcACACAGAACGGAAGACAGATGAATCCATCGTTCCTCAAAGTGGCGTCTTCACTGAGCAAGGAGAACAACCAGAAAACAGAGATGCTTTGAGAGCGTCCACAGAGGAGAAAAGAAATCAAAGGGCAGAGTCTGAAGGAACAAGCAGTGGGAGCAGAAACAATGGAAACAGCCCCAGATGCCCTACAGAGGTGAAGcggtgtggaaagagcttcaggtaTCAGAAGCAGTTTGCTGCCCATCAGATGATTCACACAGGACAGAAACCTCATAAAAGTGCagactgtggaaagagcttccgctTGAAAAGTGACCTTACACAACATAAAAGAACCCACACAGGGcaaaagcctttcaaatgttctgaGTGCGATAAAAGCTTTACTGCGAACGCAAACCTTACACGACataaaagaactcacacaggggagaagcctttcaaatgttctgaGTGCGATAAATGTTTCGCACACAGCTCAAACCTTACAGTACATAAAAGAACTCACACACGGGaaaagcctttcaaatgttctgaGTGCGATAAATGTTTCGTACACAGCTCATACCTTACAGTACATAAAAGAATTCACACACAGCagaagcctttcaaatgttctgaGTGCGATAAATGTTTCACACAAAGCTCATACCTTACAGTACATAAAAGAATTCACACACAggagaagcctttcaaatgttctgaGTGCGATAAATGTTTCACACAAAGCTCATACCTTACAGTACataaaagaactcacacaggggagaaacctttcaaATGTTCAGTGTGTAGTAAGTGTTTTTCTCAAAGGTCGGACTTTACTAAACATCAAAGCATTCACACAGGGgggaaaccatataaatgtgcagactgtggaaagagcttccgtttgAAAACAGACCTTACAAGACatgaaagaattcacacagggcaaaagcctttcaaatgttcagtGTGCAAGAAAAGCTTTGGTTGGCACACAAGCCTTACTGAACATAAAAGAACTCACACAAAggagaagcctttcaaatgttcagtGTGCAAGAAAAGCTTTGGTTGGCAAACAAGCCTTACAGTACATAAAAGAACTCACACAAAggagaagcctttcaaatgttctgaGTGCGATAAATGTTTCACACAAAGCTCACACCTTAAAGTACataaaagaactcacacaggggagaagcctttcaaatgttcagtGTGTGGTAAGTGTTTTTCTCAAAAGTCGCACTTTACTAAACATCAAAGGATTCACAAAGGTGAGAGAGCCCATGAATGCTCAGTGTGTGGTAAATGCTTCAGTCAGGAGGCAAACCTTACTAAACATCTAAAGCTTCATAGGAGGAAGACACCTTTTAAGTCATCACTGGGTAGAAAAAGCTTTACTAAGAGCTCAAATCTTCCTAGTCAACAAATGATTCGCAAAAAAAAGTATAAATGTTCAGCTTGGGGGAAAAGCTATACTAAGTGGTCATACCTTACCAAACATAAAAGAATACCACACAAAGcagagaaaccctataaatgcgAAGGGTGTAGAAAATGTTTCAGTAGCAGGTCAATCCTTACTAGACATAAGAGAATCCTACACGGATGGAACAAAGTCTATGCATGTTCCAAGTGCAGTCAATGTTTCCGTTCAAGGAGACTTCTTATTACACATCAAGGAACCCACACAGCACAGAAACCTTTTCAATGCTCACAGTGTAGAAAAGCCTTCAGTCAGGAGGCAAATCTCCTTagacatcaaagaactcacacaggagacaaaCCCCACGAATGCCCTGTGTGTAGAAAAAGCTTCAGTGAGAGCGCAGGTCTTTCCAGACATACAAGGTCTtgccatacaggggagaaactgcACAAGTGTGaacaatgtggaaagagcttcattcgtAAATCAGACCTCAAGAGGCATCAAAAGCACCACACAAGGGAGACGcccaaccagggttcaaatctcagtGAAGGTTTAGATGATGAATCAAGACCTCATGAAGGTGAGAACGCACAGCGGATGGAAACCATGTAA
- the LOC117042636 gene encoding zinc finger protein 708-like isoform X5: MMMFDTCKEPDLCIVYGEPIRPKPIIHKRTQVQQKAHPVEEEEDVALFRGGSFRASWEITVQTIPGAAEEQDVCIVGEKNIWQFPNTSERKACLQETHSVEGPVPSKLDSSVPSEPPAQAVVDAAKGQDICIAYEQGVLQKPTVRIRTGYPEEEDSEEDIDMPIPGRGDWKGPNESTFQPALDATKEQDSCVGYEEMVSQKPVFQGRAPSEATAQRGMDTAGVEQWRQNRRKSLVKAQDEMVEQNYLSQDGPRRGKRSHTERKTDESIVPQSGVFTEQGEQPENRDALRASTEEKRNQRAESEGTSSGSRNNGNSPRCPTEVKRCGKSFRYQKQFAAHQMIHTGQKPHKSADCGKSFRLKSDLTQHKRTHTGQKPFKCSECDKSFTANANLTRHKRTHTGEKPFKCSECDKCFAHSSNLTVHKRTHTREKPFKCSECDKCFVHSSYLTVHKRIHTQQKPFKCSECDKCFTQSSYLTVHKRTHTKEKPFKCSECDKCFTQSSHLKVHKRTHTGEKPFKCSVCGKCFSQKSHFTKHQRIHKGERAHECSVCGKCFSQEANLTKHLKLHRRKTPFKSSLGRKSFTKSSNLPSQQMIRKKKYKCSAWGKSYTKWSYLTKHKRIPHKAEKPYKCEGCRKCFSSRSILTRHKRILHGWNKVYACSKCSQCFRSRRLLITHQGTHTAQKPFQCSQCRKAFSQEANLLRHQRTHTGDKPHECPVCRKSFSESAGLSRHTRSCHTGEKLHKCEQCGKSFIRKSDLKRHQKHHTRETPNQGSNLSEGLDDESRPHEGENAQRMETM, encoded by the exons ATGATGATGTTTGATACTTGCAAGGAGCCAGACCTGTGCATTGTCTATGGGGAACCCATCAGGCCAAAGCCCATCATCCATAAGAGAACGCAGGTGCAGCAGAAAGCCCACCcagtcgaggaggaggaggatgtagcCCTTTTTCGTGGGGGAAGTTTCAGAGCCTCCTGGGAAATCACAGTGCAGACAATTCCTGGTGCTGCTGAGGAGCAGGATGTGTGCATTGTGGGCGAGAAAAACATCTGGCAGTTCCCCAACACCAGCGAGAGAAAGGCGTGTTTGCAGGAAACCCACTCAGTGGAGGGTCCCGTTCCCAGCAAACTAGACTCCAGTGTCCCCAGTGAACCTCCAGCCCAGGCTGTTGTTGATGCTGCTAAGGGACAAGACATCTGCATTGCGTATGAGCAAGGTGTCCTACAAAAGCCCACCGTCCGTATCAGAACTGGGTATCCtgaggaagaagactcagaggagGATATAGATATGCCTATTCCTGGCAGAGGAGATTGGAAAGGCCCCAATGAATCCACCTTCCAGCCTGCTCTTGATGCCACCAAGGAACAAGACTCCTGCGTTGGGTATGAGGAAATGGTTAGTCAGAAGCCCGTTTTTCAAGGAAGAGCACCCAGTGAAGCCACAGCCCAGAGAGGTATGGATACTG CAGGCGTtgagcagtggaggcagaacagaagGAAATCTTTGGTGAAAgcacaggatgagatggtggagCAGAACTACCTGAGTCAGGATGGaccaaggaggggaaagagaagtcACACAGAACGGAAGACAGATGAATCCATCGTTCCTCAAAGTGGCGTCTTCACTGAGCAAGGAGAACAACCAGAAAACAGAGATGCTTTGAGAGCGTCCACAGAGGAGAAAAGAAATCAAAGGGCAGAGTCTGAAGGAACAAGCAGTGGGAGCAGAAACAATGGAAACAGCCCCAGATGCCCTACAGAGGTGAAGcggtgtggaaagagcttcaggtaTCAGAAGCAGTTTGCTGCCCATCAGATGATTCACACAGGACAGAAACCTCATAAAAGTGCagactgtggaaagagcttccgctTGAAAAGTGACCTTACACAACATAAAAGAACCCACACAGGGcaaaagcctttcaaatgttctgaGTGCGATAAAAGCTTTACTGCGAACGCAAACCTTACACGACataaaagaactcacacaggggagaagcctttcaaatgttctgaGTGCGATAAATGTTTCGCACACAGCTCAAACCTTACAGTACATAAAAGAACTCACACACGGGaaaagcctttcaaatgttctgaGTGCGATAAATGTTTCGTACACAGCTCATACCTTACAGTACATAAAAGAATTCACACACAGCagaagcctttcaaatgttctgaGTGCGATAAATGTTTCACACAAAGCTCATACCTTACAGTAC ATAAAAGAACTCACACAAAggagaagcctttcaaatgttctgaGTGCGATAAATGTTTCACACAAAGCTCACACCTTAAAGTACataaaagaactcacacaggggagaagcctttcaaatgttcagtGTGTGGTAAGTGTTTTTCTCAAAAGTCGCACTTTACTAAACATCAAAGGATTCACAAAGGTGAGAGAGCCCATGAATGCTCAGTGTGTGGTAAATGCTTCAGTCAGGAGGCAAACCTTACTAAACATCTAAAGCTTCATAGGAGGAAGACACCTTTTAAGTCATCACTGGGTAGAAAAAGCTTTACTAAGAGCTCAAATCTTCCTAGTCAACAAATGATTCGCAAAAAAAAGTATAAATGTTCAGCTTGGGGGAAAAGCTATACTAAGTGGTCATACCTTACCAAACATAAAAGAATACCACACAAAGcagagaaaccctataaatgcgAAGGGTGTAGAAAATGTTTCAGTAGCAGGTCAATCCTTACTAGACATAAGAGAATCCTACACGGATGGAACAAAGTCTATGCATGTTCCAAGTGCAGTCAATGTTTCCGTTCAAGGAGACTTCTTATTACACATCAAGGAACCCACACAGCACAGAAACCTTTTCAATGCTCACAGTGTAGAAAAGCCTTCAGTCAGGAGGCAAATCTCCTTagacatcaaagaactcacacaggagacaaaCCCCACGAATGCCCTGTGTGTAGAAAAAGCTTCAGTGAGAGCGCAGGTCTTTCCAGACATACAAGGTCTtgccatacaggggagaaactgcACAAGTGTGaacaatgtggaaagagcttcattcgtAAATCAGACCTCAAGAGGCATCAAAAGCACCACACAAGGGAGACGcccaaccagggttcaaatctcagtGAAGGTTTAGATGATGAATCAAGACCTCATGAAGGTGAGAACGCACAGCGGATGGAAACCATGTAA
- the LOC117042636 gene encoding zinc finger protein 271-like isoform X2, translating to MMMFDTCKEPDLCIVYGEPIRPKPIIHKRTQVQQKAHPVEEEEDVALFRGGSFRASWEITVQTIPGAAEEQDVCIVGEKNIWQFPNTSERKACLQETHSVEGPVPSKLDSSVPSEPPAQAVVDAAKGQDICIAYEQGVLQKPTVRIRTGYPEEEDSEEDIDMPIPGRGDWKGPNESTFQPALDATKEQDSCVGYEEMVSQKPVFQGRAPSEATAQRGMDTGVEQWRQNRRKSLVKAQDEMVEQNYLSQDGPRRGKRSHTERKTDESIVPQSGVFTEQGEQPENRDALRASTEEKRNQRAESEGTSSGSRNNGNSPRCPTEVKRCGKSFRYQKQFAAHQMIHTGQKPHKSADCGKSFRLKSDLTQHKRTHTGQKPFKCSECDKSFTANANLTRHKRTHTGEKPFKCSECDKCFAHSSNLTVHKRTHTREKPFKCSECDKCFVHSSYLTVHKRIHTQQKPFKCSECDKCFTQSSYLTVHKRIHTQEKPFKCSECDKCFTQSSYLTVHKRTHTGEKPFKCSVCSKCFSQRSDFTKHQSIHTGGKPYKCADCGKSFRLKTDLTRHERIHTGQKPFKCSVCKKSFGWHTSLTEHKRTHTKEKPFKCSVCKKSFGWQTSLTVHKRTHTKEKPFKCSECDKCFTQSSHLKVHKRTHTGEKPFKCSVCGKCFSQKSHFTKHQRIHKGERAHECSVCGKCFSQEANLTKHLKLHRRKTPFKSSLGRKSFTKSSNLPSQQMIRKKKYKCSAWGKSYTKWSYLTKHKRIPHKAEKPYKCEGCRKCFSSRSILTRHKRILHGWNKVYACSKCSQCFRSRRLLITHQGTHTAQKPFQCSQCRKAFSQEANLLRHQRTHTGDKPHECPVCRKSFSESAGLSRHTRSCHTGEKLHKCEQCGKSFIRKSDLKRHQKHHTRETPNQGSNLSEGLDDESRPHEGENAQRMETM from the exons ATGATGATGTTTGATACTTGCAAGGAGCCAGACCTGTGCATTGTCTATGGGGAACCCATCAGGCCAAAGCCCATCATCCATAAGAGAACGCAGGTGCAGCAGAAAGCCCACCcagtcgaggaggaggaggatgtagcCCTTTTTCGTGGGGGAAGTTTCAGAGCCTCCTGGGAAATCACAGTGCAGACAATTCCTGGTGCTGCTGAGGAGCAGGATGTGTGCATTGTGGGCGAGAAAAACATCTGGCAGTTCCCCAACACCAGCGAGAGAAAGGCGTGTTTGCAGGAAACCCACTCAGTGGAGGGTCCCGTTCCCAGCAAACTAGACTCCAGTGTCCCCAGTGAACCTCCAGCCCAGGCTGTTGTTGATGCTGCTAAGGGACAAGACATCTGCATTGCGTATGAGCAAGGTGTCCTACAAAAGCCCACCGTCCGTATCAGAACTGGGTATCCtgaggaagaagactcagaggagGATATAGATATGCCTATTCCTGGCAGAGGAGATTGGAAAGGCCCCAATGAATCCACCTTCCAGCCTGCTCTTGATGCCACCAAGGAACAAGACTCCTGCGTTGGGTATGAGGAAATGGTTAGTCAGAAGCCCGTTTTTCAAGGAAGAGCACCCAGTGAAGCCACAGCCCAGAGAGGTATGGATACTG GCGTtgagcagtggaggcagaacagaagGAAATCTTTGGTGAAAgcacaggatgagatggtggagCAGAACTACCTGAGTCAGGATGGaccaaggaggggaaagagaagtcACACAGAACGGAAGACAGATGAATCCATCGTTCCTCAAAGTGGCGTCTTCACTGAGCAAGGAGAACAACCAGAAAACAGAGATGCTTTGAGAGCGTCCACAGAGGAGAAAAGAAATCAAAGGGCAGAGTCTGAAGGAACAAGCAGTGGGAGCAGAAACAATGGAAACAGCCCCAGATGCCCTACAGAGGTGAAGcggtgtggaaagagcttcaggtaTCAGAAGCAGTTTGCTGCCCATCAGATGATTCACACAGGACAGAAACCTCATAAAAGTGCagactgtggaaagagcttccgctTGAAAAGTGACCTTACACAACATAAAAGAACCCACACAGGGcaaaagcctttcaaatgttctgaGTGCGATAAAAGCTTTACTGCGAACGCAAACCTTACACGACataaaagaactcacacaggggagaagcctttcaaatgttctgaGTGCGATAAATGTTTCGCACACAGCTCAAACCTTACAGTACATAAAAGAACTCACACACGGGaaaagcctttcaaatgttctgaGTGCGATAAATGTTTCGTACACAGCTCATACCTTACAGTACATAAAAGAATTCACACACAGCagaagcctttcaaatgttctgaGTGCGATAAATGTTTCACACAAAGCTCATACCTTACAGTACATAAAAGAATTCACACACAggagaagcctttcaaatgttctgaGTGCGATAAATGTTTCACACAAAGCTCATACCTTACAGTACataaaagaactcacacaggggagaaacctttcaaATGTTCAGTGTGTAGTAAGTGTTTTTCTCAAAGGTCGGACTTTACTAAACATCAAAGCATTCACACAGGGgggaaaccatataaatgtgcagactgtggaaagagcttccgtttgAAAACAGACCTTACAAGACatgaaagaattcacacagggcaaaagcctttcaaatgttcagtGTGCAAGAAAAGCTTTGGTTGGCACACAAGCCTTACTGAACATAAAAGAACTCACACAAAggagaagcctttcaaatgttcagtGTGCAAGAAAAGCTTTGGTTGGCAAACAAGCCTTACAGTACATAAAAGAACTCACACAAAggagaagcctttcaaatgttctgaGTGCGATAAATGTTTCACACAAAGCTCACACCTTAAAGTACataaaagaactcacacaggggagaagcctttcaaatgttcagtGTGTGGTAAGTGTTTTTCTCAAAAGTCGCACTTTACTAAACATCAAAGGATTCACAAAGGTGAGAGAGCCCATGAATGCTCAGTGTGTGGTAAATGCTTCAGTCAGGAGGCAAACCTTACTAAACATCTAAAGCTTCATAGGAGGAAGACACCTTTTAAGTCATCACTGGGTAGAAAAAGCTTTACTAAGAGCTCAAATCTTCCTAGTCAACAAATGATTCGCAAAAAAAAGTATAAATGTTCAGCTTGGGGGAAAAGCTATACTAAGTGGTCATACCTTACCAAACATAAAAGAATACCACACAAAGcagagaaaccctataaatgcgAAGGGTGTAGAAAATGTTTCAGTAGCAGGTCAATCCTTACTAGACATAAGAGAATCCTACACGGATGGAACAAAGTCTATGCATGTTCCAAGTGCAGTCAATGTTTCCGTTCAAGGAGACTTCTTATTACACATCAAGGAACCCACACAGCACAGAAACCTTTTCAATGCTCACAGTGTAGAAAAGCCTTCAGTCAGGAGGCAAATCTCCTTagacatcaaagaactcacacaggagacaaaCCCCACGAATGCCCTGTGTGTAGAAAAAGCTTCAGTGAGAGCGCAGGTCTTTCCAGACATACAAGGTCTtgccatacaggggagaaactgcACAAGTGTGaacaatgtggaaagagcttcattcgtAAATCAGACCTCAAGAGGCATCAAAAGCACCACACAAGGGAGACGcccaaccagggttcaaatctcagtGAAGGTTTAGATGATGAATCAAGACCTCATGAAGGTGAGAACGCACAGCGGATGGAAACCATGTAA